The following DNA comes from Spirulina major PCC 6313.
AACCACACCCTCGCCTACCACTCCGCCGCCGGTGTTGATCTCGCCTATATGCCCGTGGTAATCAACCGCTTTGAACCCAAAGAACGCAAATATTAAACAGTGGGCTAAGCCCAAAATAATCAGAACCCTTAATACTTTACGCATAAATCAATTAAAGTGTAATTTATGCGCAAAAAGTAGTACTGTACAAAAAATATAATTTGATATGCAATTTCAAAAAAATAAAAATCTTATTAGTTTTCAGGCTTCAAAAACTGAAATCTTTCTAAAAGAGATAAGTGAACAAAATAAATCTTTAATAAAACACTTTTTAAATTCTTTTGTCACAGATAATGCTTTGACTAGAAAACTTGTAAGCTTTCAAGGTAATAAAGTTCGTGCATATTACAGATGGTACAAATACAAGGAGGCTTTTTCCGCAGACTTAGTAGAATATCTTTTTCGTAAATACAGCGTGCCTAATGGTAAAATACTTGATCCTTTTGCTGGCGCAGGTACATCTTTATTTGCTGTTTCAGCCATGGGTTATTCCACAGAAGGCATTGAACTTTTACCTGTAGGACAAAAGATTATAACAGCAAACATACTCACTAGAAGTGATAAAACGCAAAAAATCATCGTTGTATTAAAAAAATGGCTACGTGAAATGCCTTGGAATCACCAAGGCAAAGCCAAAAATTTTGAGGTACTTCGCATAACTGACGGTGCATATTCTCAGATTACACATCAAAAAATCAGAAGGTACCTCAATGATTTAGAAAGCGAAGAACCTGAAACAAAAGAAATATTATTTTTTGCACTTTTATGTATTCTTGAATCAATAAGCTACACAAGAAAAGATGGTCAATATCTTCGCTGGGATTATAGATCGGAACACAGATCTGGTAAAAGTAAGTTTGATAAAGGGAAGATTTATTCATTTGATGAAAGTATCATAAAAAAACTAAATGAAATAATAGAAGATATGAGTTACAAAAAGGATGCAATTGATTTATTTTCACTCTCAAAAGAAAATACACAAAACGGGAAAATCAATTTACACAAAGGCTCATGTTTAAATATTCTACCTAGTTTAAAAAATAATGCTTATTCAGGAATAAGTAGCTCAGGCAAGAAAGAGTGAACTATGTAACAGAATATTGAGGTTGTCGCAGATTGACATATTCAGTGGAGTGAGCGTTTTGTTGTGCCCGAGCATCAAGTCCAAAAATGACCTCACAAGCCAACTCCTTCTCTGACTCAAACATCTGACCAACCAACTCATCTCGCTTGAGATGCTGCCACTCCAACTCAATAGGATTCATCTCTGAACAGTAGGGGGGCAGGAAGAAAAGATAAAGCCCCTGAGCTTGCCAAGTAGCAATCTGGGCTTGAACAAGCTTGCTGGTATGAATGGAGCCGTTGTCCAGCACAATGACCCTTATCCGTCCGGTTTTCGAGAGGATGTCAGCGGCACTCTGGGCTTGCTGGTTCATCAAGGCGATGAAGTCATCGCTCTTAAAGCTGCCTAAAACCAGAGAGTAGATGAAGGTGACCAATGGCTGCCACAAACCGATGATGCTGAGCCTCTTGCCTCGCTTGCGAGTCTGCTCCTGTCGTTTTTGCTCACCTCGGAAGTAATAGCTGTAACTGGCGGCACTCCATAAACAACTGCCGGATTCGTCGCCGTAGAGCAAGTCAATCTCCCCTGCTGCCGCAGAGAGTTCGAGCATCTCTAAGTCTGCTTGCTTAATCGCCCGCGTTGCTGGGTCTTGGCGCTCTCGGTGACTCTGACGTGTCCGCTTCCATATCACCCCCTTTTTTTGAGCACCTGACGCAGATGGTCTGGGCTCAAGCTAATGCCTCTGTATCGTTTGAGTTTCTTGGCTAACTGTACGCTGTTATAGGTTCGCTTTTCTTCACGCAAACAGGTTTCTAGGTACACCATGTCGGCTTCTGTCCAGGTGCTCTTTTTTCCTCTTCCTGGTGCATCCCAGAGTCCGCCTAAGCCCTTTTCCTGCCAACGTTTGAACGTTTTCCTCACTGTCCCTACATTCCAGTGCAAGTGTTGGGCTATCTTTTCGACGTACCATCCTTGATGGCTGAGTCTCAGAGCTTCTGCACGGTCTTTGACTCTCTGTATTACTGTGGTTGCTTTCCTTAGCTCCCACAGGGTTCTTTCTTCCTCTGGGCTTAGAAATACTCTCATCCTTGCTCCCATAAGTACACCTGTTCTTTATACTCACTCTTTACATCTCTCAATCTACCTCTCTTTTTCTACCCTGGCCTACTTACGTATAAGCTTGTCTACTTGTAATAGAGGGATGATGAGGAAGCCTCAGATGAGACAAGTCACGCGGCGATTCGGACATAGCTAAGGGAAAGGTCGATTTTTTAAATCCAAGTAATAAGTTGATTTACCAGTCAGTCATCGATTTACGCTCTACAATTGATGCAATTAGCTCTTCTTCCAAAATCGTTTTCCTCTTTTCTAGAACTGCGTTCTTTGCGACTTCCATACTCGCTCGAATAATTTCGGCCTGACTTAAACCTGCTGCGGATGCCAGAATGTCATCCCAAATTTTCCAGTCCAACCGAAAGGTTATAAGACGCGATTGAACCAATTTTTTTGTAACTTCAGGACTAGGCAAATCGTATTGAATTACATCATCAAAGCGTCTATATAAAGCCTTATCTAGAAGATCAGGATGATTGGTTGCAGCAATAATTAAACTATCGCTATCATCATTCTCCAAAAATTGCAAAAAAGAGTTTAAAACACGTCGAATCTCACCAACATCGTTTTTGCTAGAACGCTGTGATCCAAGCGCATCAAACTCATCGAAGAAATAAACCCCGCGAGTAGACGACATTGCCTCAAAGATCAGCTTTAGTTGAGTTGCTGTTTCACCCATGAACCTTGTGAACAGTCCCTCATACAGCACTGTAAAGAGAGGGAGCTTCAGTTCTCCAGCGATTGCTGCGGCTGTCATCGATTTACCTGTTCCCGGTGCCCCTACCAAAAGCAGCTTACGACGAGGGTTCAGATTATGTTCTTTCAAGAGGGTTGAGTTTGCTTGTTCAGTTACAACCCTCATCAACCTTTCATACAATTTCTCAGAAAGTACCATGTCCGCTAGACGCAAATCCGAATATCGGGCAGACAGCAGGTTAAGTAAATCGCCCTTCGGCTGGATTAGAGGGACTGGCCCACCTTGCTTGTTGACAAACCGAGATCTTTGGTCTTTCGCTTGATCGACTAAATTCCGAATCTCCTCAGCAACTTTTCCATGTCCTTGACGGGCCTCATGGGCAGCAACCTGCATTGCAACAGTAAAAAACTGCTGCTCTTCACCTTGTATATGACTCTTCAAGAGAGCGATGACTTGACGAGCGGTAGACATAATACAGGATGGGCACTTGAGTAGAACCGTTTTCCATATAGTGCCTTAAAAAAACTCCTCTCGTTAAAAAAAGTAACAAATAATCACTTAAAAGCTTTATCGAGATTGCAACTTTAAGTGGTTAGGCGGGGACTTCGATGCGGGTATCGCTGCTCAGTTCAAAGACCTCGTGGATCGCGTTGAGGGCGGCGACCCCTTCAGCGGCGGCGACGACGCAACTGATTTTGATTTCTGAGGTGGCGATCATTTTGATGTTGAACTGTTGCGCGGCGAGGGCGGCGAACATTTTGGCGGCGATGCCGGGATGGCCCTGCATGCCCGCACCGACGATGCTGACTTTGGCCACATCGGTATCGATCGCTACTTCCCCCGCGTCCCAGGTGGAGACCATGGGCATCAGGACGGCGCGGGCCCGTTCCACATCGGCGGCGGCGACGGTGCAGGCGATGTCGCGGGTGGGGGTGTTGTTGATGATCCGGCAGCGTTGGGATTGGATGATCATGTCCACGCTGATCGATTCGGCGGCGAGGAGGCTGAAGATGTGGGCGGCCATGCCGGGGTGGTCGGGGATGTGGCGGATGGCGAGTTGGGCTTGGGAGCGATCGAGGGCAACGCCGCGCACAGGGGGGAGGTCAGCGA
Coding sequences within:
- a CDS encoding DNA methyltransferase, with amino-acid sequence MQFQKNKNLISFQASKTEIFLKEISEQNKSLIKHFLNSFVTDNALTRKLVSFQGNKVRAYYRWYKYKEAFSADLVEYLFRKYSVPNGKILDPFAGAGTSLFAVSAMGYSTEGIELLPVGQKIITANILTRSDKTQKIIVVLKKWLREMPWNHQGKAKNFEVLRITDGAYSQITHQKIRRYLNDLESEEPETKEILFFALLCILESISYTRKDGQYLRWDYRSEHRSGKSKFDKGKIYSFDESIIKKLNEIIEDMSYKKDAIDLFSLSKENTQNGKINLHKGSCLNILPSLKNNAYSGISSSGKKE
- a CDS encoding AAA family ATPase, with the translated sequence MSTARQVIALLKSHIQGEEQQFFTVAMQVAAHEARQGHGKVAEEIRNLVDQAKDQRSRFVNKQGGPVPLIQPKGDLLNLLSARYSDLRLADMVLSEKLYERLMRVVTEQANSTLLKEHNLNPRRKLLLVGAPGTGKSMTAAAIAGELKLPLFTVLYEGLFTRFMGETATQLKLIFEAMSSTRGVYFFDEFDALGSQRSSKNDVGEIRRVLNSFLQFLENDDSDSLIIAATNHPDLLDKALYRRFDDVIQYDLPSPEVTKKLVQSRLITFRLDWKIWDDILASAAGLSQAEIIRASMEVAKNAVLEKRKTILEEELIASIVERKSMTDW